From Campylobacter upsaliensis, the proteins below share one genomic window:
- a CDS encoding autotransporter outer membrane beta-barrel domain-containing protein, with the protein MQKFQPNSHTGGGGEYDLKKPLLSLACIFALACATNLQADAEVTEPENPQSNFLKSHYSYQSESREREYSQRINPRDSIGCSHSICKYDQEYTKVNFAENSSALNWNYRTTDWNKLTIKSIGSIKWQNFGLHTVNIKEANMKGNTQIEFQIKTGSNSITTLNHNAKRINFKINGGSGGTLTITTLNQDSTNGDTQLFNGVSIQTVNLTAGKFYQYAGTINTLHIKNGTEFRQGLKDNGTINSDGDGGTITNLTIDNGTFTKAKGSVTGTITNTNGNINNMANSSINTITSTNGNITNAGTITSLTYKAAPTTKAIQTKASTDSITNTGTITTFTNDGGNLTNTGSIQTYTQESGNTMQSGGTIQTLTQKGGNFTYQGGTIGSLKQEGGSFNNLQQNISLFTTQGGSLNNIQGTIENLKITSGDFELNNMQQGRIANIEIGGNGKININDNMNIGYNNGISTFRIANGAAPTLNFGEVRTATTAQETYATVKLVDTNNANTTQAKVAIDKLTIALVSEDTQIGKSVSLANSVSGAANTGVGNVYVKSADFSQDLKQSGFYGKFNAQTQTIDTRFNANLGAAGLFSQAFINQLGRRSLLFDSFLNEASRASLRYKRTQPDTNFDIFVRPYYSKIKTDLADIPEKADGTSSGILAGGHTYFDNSLLMLYGAVEKNKTHLADDVFNFDSDTFLLGSKYSIELAQSHIGQLFGGVDIRGSYTKADLEREPVSGFKSQGDAKNYAYDARVFLASIIYYNLQDHSQYLTPQIGIGHTGAKLKGFDMKGNKLAYKESLDDMTYGITYATASLNWFKRKDNVAIQLDGGVRVNLNNEIDTQTKINNQNFTNHFETSKYYSQLGGAFMWINPYGVDVSLGYKFLFGESATSHTASLRLHKTF; encoded by the coding sequence ATGCAAAAATTTCAACCAAACTCACACACGGGGGGGGGGGGGGAGTATGACTTAAAAAAGCCTCTTTTATCTTTAGCCTGCATTTTTGCTTTAGCTTGTGCTACTAACCTACAAGCAGATGCAGAGGTTACAGAACCGGAAAATCCACAAAGCAATTTTTTAAAATCACATTATAGTTATCAAAGTGAAAGTCGAGAGAGAGAATACAGTCAAAGAATTAATCCAAGAGATTCGATAGGTTGCTCCCATTCAATCTGTAAATATGACCAAGAATACACAAAGGTTAATTTTGCCGAAAATTCTAGCGCTTTGAATTGGAATTATAGGACAACCGATTGGAATAAGCTTACAATAAAAAGTATTGGTTCTATCAAATGGCAAAATTTTGGACTTCATACCGTAAATATCAAAGAAGCTAATATGAAGGGTAATACACAAATCGAATTTCAAATTAAAACAGGCTCTAACTCTATCACTACTCTCAATCATAATGCCAAAAGAATAAATTTTAAAATCAATGGTGGAAGTGGCGGCACCCTAACCATCACCACCCTCAACCAAGACTCCACAAATGGTGACACTCAGCTTTTTAACGGCGTAAGCATACAAACGGTTAATCTTACAGCAGGTAAATTTTATCAATACGCAGGCACAATCAATACGCTTCATATAAAAAATGGCACGGAATTCCGTCAAGGCTTAAAAGATAACGGAACGATAAATAGTGACGGAGACGGAGGCACCATTACCAATCTTACCATTGATAATGGCACCTTTACCAAAGCTAAAGGAAGTGTAACTGGCACTATCACTAATACCAATGGTAATATTAATAATATGGCAAATTCCTCTATCAACACTATCACTAGCACAAATGGTAACATCACCAACGCAGGAACTATCACTTCCCTAACCTACAAAGCAGCCCCTACTACAAAAGCTATCCAAACAAAGGCTAGCACAGATAGTATTACTAACACAGGCACTATTACCACCTTTACAAATGATGGAGGAAATCTAACAAACACAGGCTCTATCCAAACCTACACTCAAGAAAGTGGAAACACAATGCAAAGTGGAGGCACTATACAAACTCTTACTCAAAAAGGAGGAAACTTTACTTATCAAGGTGGAACGATAGGCTCTTTAAAACAAGAAGGCGGAAGCTTTAATAACCTTCAACAAAACATTAGCCTCTTTACCACTCAAGGTGGCTCCCTAAACAACATACAAGGCACTATTGAAAATCTTAAAATTACTTCAGGTGATTTTGAACTAAATAATATGCAGCAAGGTAGAATTGCTAATATAGAAATAGGTGGAAATGGTAAGATTAATATTAATGATAATATGAATATAGGCTATAATAATGGAATTTCTACCTTTAGAATAGCAAATGGTGCTGCTCCTACTTTAAATTTTGGTGAAGTAAGAACAGCCACCACAGCACAAGAAACCTATGCAACTGTTAAGCTTGTAGATACAAATAATGCTAATACCACTCAAGCTAAAGTAGCCATAGATAAACTTACCATAGCCTTAGTGAGTGAGGATACACAAATTGGTAAAAGTGTTTCTTTAGCTAATTCAGTATCAGGTGCTGCTAATACTGGAGTTGGAAATGTTTATGTTAAAAGTGCAGACTTTTCACAAGATCTTAAACAAAGTGGCTTTTATGGGAAATTTAATGCACAAACTCAAACTATAGACACCCGTTTTAATGCTAATCTTGGTGCGGCAGGTTTATTCTCTCAAGCCTTTATCAATCAATTAGGGCGTCGTTCTTTATTATTTGATTCTTTCTTAAATGAAGCAAGTCGTGCTTCTTTAAGATATAAAAGAACCCAACCTGATACAAATTTTGATATCTTTGTGCGTCCTTATTATTCTAAGATTAAAACAGACTTAGCAGATATACCAGAAAAAGCAGATGGAACAAGCTCTGGTATCTTAGCAGGAGGACATACATATTTTGATAATAGCTTATTAATGCTTTATGGAGCAGTAGAGAAAAATAAGACTCATTTAGCTGATGATGTCTTTAATTTTGATAGTGATACTTTCTTACTTGGTTCAAAATATAGCATAGAACTAGCTCAAAGTCATATAGGACAACTTTTTGGTGGAGTGGATATAAGAGGCTCTTATACTAAAGCAGATCTTGAAAGGGAACCAGTAAGTGGTTTTAAATCTCAAGGAGATGCAAAAAACTATGCTTATGATGCTAGAGTATTTTTAGCTTCTATTATTTATTATAACTTACAAGATCATAGCCAATATCTTACTCCTCAAATAGGCATAGGTCATACAGGAGCTAAGTTAAAAGGCTTTGATATGAAAGGGAATAAATTAGCCTATAAAGAAAGCTTAGATGATATGACTTATGGTATCACTTATGCAACAGCAAGTTTGAATTGGTTTAAAAGAAAAGATAATGTTGCTATTCAGCTTGATGGAGGTGTAAGGGTCAATCTTAATAATGAAATAGATACCCAAACTAAAATCAATAATCAAAACTTTACCAATCATTTTGAAACATCAAAATACTATTCACAATTAGGGGGAGCTTTTATGTGGATAAATCCTTATGGAGTAGATGTAAGTTTAGGCTATAAATTCCTCTTTGGAGAAAGTGCAACATCACACACTGCTAGTTTAAGACTGCATAAGACTTTTTAA
- a CDS encoding ferric reductase-like transmembrane domain-containing protein codes for MKRLKAKFYKNLAFIIFILSLIFTTYAAVYNVFFVGFDLIKELYFYTGIFALVFLHLSIIFSLFKFKPTKTYPKLLGLFGGIWVFLHFIVYFVFSKNLSLLKLYDDISKRLFEGSGFVAFVIIFLMFLSSFKTFKKLENVRKLGYLCIVIASYHYFLSAKVPQFFEYLALSLALFYFTLRYLRSFLFYIKTNQI; via the coding sequence TTGAAGCGTTTAAAAGCTAAATTTTATAAAAATTTGGCTTTTATCATTTTTATTTTAAGCCTTATTTTTACCACTTATGCAGCGGTTTATAATGTCTTTTTTGTGGGCTTTGATTTAATTAAAGAGCTTTATTTTTATACAGGCATTTTTGCACTTGTATTTTTACATTTAAGCATTATTTTTTCTCTTTTTAAATTTAAGCCTACAAAAACCTATCCAAAATTATTAGGACTTTTTGGGGGGATTTGGGTTTTTTTACATTTTATTGTGTATTTTGTTTTTTCTAAAAATTTAAGCCTACTAAAACTTTATGATGACATTAGCAAAAGATTATTTGAGGGCAGTGGCTTTGTAGCCTTTGTCATTATTTTTTTGATGTTTTTAAGCTCTTTTAAAACCTTTAAAAAACTTGAAAATGTAAGAAAGCTTGGTTATTTATGTATAGTTATAGCGAGTTATCATTATTTTTTATCCGCAAAAGTTCCGCAGTTTTTTGAGTATCTTGCTTTAAGTCTTGCTTTGTTTTATTTTACCTTGCGTTATTTAAGAAGCTTTCTATTTTATATAAAAACAAATCAAATCTAA